AATTTCAGTACGTTTTTCAAAGAATTCATTAAGTTTGGAAGGAGATATTCCAAGAGTATCTAAATCAACATCAACGAATACAGGTTGAGCTCTTAAATAAGAAATTGCATTTGCCGTAGCTACAAAAGTTAAAGGCTGTGTAATTACTTCATCATTTTCAGTTACTCCTGCAAGCATAAGTGTAACATGCAAAGCTGCTGTTCCATTTCCCACGGCAACAGCATATTTTGCTCCGCAATATTTGGCAGTCATTTCTTCAAATCTGTCAACATATTTTCCAACACTTGACACAAATGTTGTATCAATGCATTCATTTACGTATTTTTTTTCATTCCCCTGAAAACGTGGCTCGTGTAAAGGAATAAATTCATCGGTTTTAAAAGTCTCTCTAACGAACCTAACTATTTCTTTAAACTTTTCTGAGTATTCTTTCAATTTCTTTACTTTTTATATATTCTTATATTTTTGACTATCAGGATTATCAATAAATCCCTCTTTCAATATTTTAATTAATTGTTTTATCCCGTCAGGAACAGTAAATGTAATTTCAAAGCCTAATTGTTTTTTGATTTTGTCAAAAGAAACACGATAATCTCTTGGGTCTTCATTTTTTTCTACATATTCAATCTTGGCATCAGGCAACTGATTCTTAATCTCATCAACAATCATTTGTTTTGTATAGTTTTCATCAGTATTCCCAACATTAAATACATTAAAAGCAACTTGTGATTCTTTACTTTTAAAAATTTCAATAATACTTCTTGCAAGGTCAACCACATGACAATAAGGTCTCCAGAATTGTTCCCCAAAAACTTTAAGAGTTCTACCTAGTGCCAATTCTTTTGTAAAATCATTAACTGTTAAATCAAAACGCATTCTTGGAGAAATACCATAAACGGTTGAAAATCTAAGACAAGTTGGTTTACAGTCATTGTTAGCATCTTGATTCAATAAATATTTTTCAACTGCTACTTTTGTTTCGGCATAAAGAGAAATAGGTTTTAACTCCGATGTTTCAACAACAAACTGTGAAGGGTCAGGCATTTTACCATAATTACTACATGTAGAAGCAAAAACAAATTTTTCAACTCCTGCTTCATTAGCAAGGTCATAAACTCTTTTTGAT
The genomic region above belongs to Bacteroidota bacterium and contains:
- a CDS encoding NAD(P)-dependent oxidoreductase, coding for MKKVLVTGGAGYIGSVLVRLLLKSGYKVRVLDNLRFGGEQIIELLNENNFEFIKGDVRNDEDVKKALAGIDYVAHLAAIVGDPACSKEPELAKETNLEASKRVYDLANEAGVEKFVFASTCSNYGKMPDPSQFVVETSELKPISLYAETKVAVEKYLLNQDANNDCKPTCLRFSTVYGISPRMRFDLTVNDFTKELALGRTLKVFGEQFWRPYCHVVDLARSIIEIFKSKESQVAFNVFNVGNTDENYTKQMIVDEIKNQLPDAKIEYVEKNEDPRDYRVSFDKIKKQLGFEITFTVPDGIKQLIKILKEGFIDNPDSQKYKNI